From Branchiostoma floridae strain S238N-H82 chromosome 5, Bfl_VNyyK, whole genome shotgun sequence:
tacttgtacatgtatagataacctgacatgacaccagttatagaattcacggattgactgattgattgactgtttatatcacgaatatgtattttagtgtatacattgtagtagttgattttatatgtatatgaatggacCGTAGATGTATGGGCCACGTTTTGTGGTGTNNNNNNNNNNNNNNNNNNNNNNNNNNNNNNNNNNNNNNNNNNNNNNNNNNNNNNNNNNNNNNNNNNNNNNNNNNNNNNNNNNNNNNNNNNNNNNNNNNNNCTGTTTGATACGCCAAAATGTGCCCAccagatataatgtatttgtatgacagagagtcagagagtatagttcagaagagaaagagagatccgCAGCTAAGAACGAAGTTAGCGAGgccagcattactagtatatagtaacgtcaaaccatcttaacagtctcccgtgcccagtgtacggaaaaccttgtctctgcgtccttcctttattctagctatgctagtcttcaaagcagaatctaaacaacttgaaacccattggtttcatggcttgtttgaaacatgtgacttattaacttttcaaaatcaggctttacgtaacctgtatctatatagccggtataacctggTATAAcagtccttcggcgtaacacaccagcttcaattcaaaacgacaaccacctgaaagcgcaacatttcatatttcataaagagatatcgacaaaaatctgtgacacattggtcttctatatttttttgACCTCGTGAAGCATATTATCCCACCTTATAAAAGCAAAGCTCAGAAGATATTGGCAAAAGTTGTGCTATattggtcttgtcttctttaaaacatcttatttttctaccactcaaaatcaggCTCTCTATGACTCCGAACGATAACCAATTGACagcatttcattctatattgtaaaaagcacaggcttataaaagacataacggcaaaaagctgggacatattggttgccattgcaaattcataaagcatgcgaaacatcgtaaTAATCTATGTGTACGgcttatgatatgcaaggaGCGCAGTCACTTCcggctatgtgaaaagaccgttcccttaaatcattgatcctgaaaacaaagaatgcaTCAACAAAGGAAGAataacagctagaatagtcttcaatgaccactgtatggacgacacccctgtggtttagccaaaaatcaattcccaagggaatgcattcgtggaattttcaaaattctttcaaagccatcgtaatactgtagaaaatgcctccgcccctgaggcgtcgccaaaaacaacaaaatcctgtTGGCGCATCGCCCTTTCacgcccactttgaaacgccgctctgcggaggtcacataACTGCAGCCAGCTCACGCTAgaagggcagttgcgtaatggggcgcatttatatacacgaaatagaaaacaatccaaatcatacagtctcagagtcgacacctttcgtgaccacgcagcacaggttatatctggctgccccgtcaaataaggctttttacctcagTCTCCTTCAAGAAGTTGATCCGTACTACCGCTTCATAGACCCCGGGgttcgcggataaatactgttctgctaccttaataGCATTTCACAGAGACAGACCGTCATTGTTCTCCGTTGTCTGTTGTCCCTCCCTCTCCCTTAAACATTACCCCTCTTCAGGATGGCTTCCTCGGGACCCCTCATGGGTAGTGGACTCGGCCGGTCCAGCATGGGTGGACTCCAACGGAGTGACGTACGATGCCGGGAAGGCCCTGGAAGGGAACCCTGACACGTACTGGGACCCATGACCGGCCATGGCTACAACGACTGGTTCATCGTGCTTGATCTCAAAGAGTCCTACACTCTGAACCGCATCGGGATAACGAACGTCGGAGACCACACGCACGACACCAAGGTCTTCAAGCTGCAGAAGTCGGAAGCTGGGCGCCCGTACAACTGGGAGGACGTGGTGTCCGTTGACAACGTACAAAGTGGGGATCAACGTCAGGTGTTCGGAGGCTTCCAGGGGAAAGCCCGTTACTGGAAATTAGTGATCACGCAGACCTACACGGGCTGGCAGCCGTATGTGAGAGAATTGGAGCTTTACGCGTCAGGATTTGCTGCCGGTGAGGGAAATTATCCTCCGTTTGTTTGTTACCTCCAGGAAGGAAGATGACCCATGGCAACGGTACTGTTTTTGGCTGTGCAATGGCAAACTTTTCCCCAACTTTTTGACCAATCAATgatgaagtgattggtcatcagcaTTTCGTTCAACCTTCccgaccacttagatttcataatgaaggcaaaacttttttttatttgcacgctagCATCAGTTttcaggttcccagaggatgtaatccatatacatgtgtatttactgtaatcaacatggccttgtaTAATGAAAAAATGGCCATTGTTGTCGAAAAATTAATGTATTAACAGTAACGTTGTAACGTTATTCATGTTATTTTCAGTTGAGGACGTCCCATCCGGAGTGAACACCTACCACTGTTTCGTGTAGGGTACTCATATCGCTAGTTGTATaataaaagtttatttttgtttagcaataaacatatcaacatTGTAACCATGTAATTTTCAGTTGAGGACGTCCCATCCGGAGagttcgcatcagttttgaggttcccagaggatcATCCATATGATTactgaaatcaacatggccttgtatgataaaaaatgacattgtgagCAATACTTCTATTAATAATGAAATTGTAACGTTATTCATGTAATTTTCAGTTGAGGACGTCCCATCCGGAGAGAACACGTGCCACTCCATCAAGGTGAGCAGTGGAGAGTGGCTGGTTTACTCCAACAACAACTTCGAGGGGACTTCCATCCGCCTGCCGGCCGGCATCTACCCCGACCCCGGCCACATCCGCAATCTGCACTGCGGCTGTGACGCCACTTGGAACGGTGGGTTAAATcactgatatgatatgatatgttatgatattatattatatgatatatgatatgatacagtcaaacctgtctatagcagcaaCCCAGAGAACTGCACTGTGGCTGTGACGCCACTTGGAACGGTGGGTTAAATcactgatatgatatgatatgttatgatattatattatacgatatatgatatgatacagtcaaacctgtctatagcagcaaCCCAGAGAACTGCACTGTGGCTGTGACGCCACTTGGAACGGTGGGTTAAATc
This genomic window contains:
- the LOC118416460 gene encoding uncharacterized protein LOC118416460, which codes for MTGHGYNDWFIVLDLKESYTLNRIGITNVGDHTHDTKVFKLQKSEAGRPYNWEDVVSVDNVQSGDQRQVFGGFQGKARYWKLVITQTYTGWQPYVRELELYASGFAAVEDVPSGENTCHSIKVSSGEWLVYSNNNFEGTSIRLPAGIYPDPGHIRNLHCGCDATWNDQVRSLRPINQDAITLFDKNDFCGSEKSHQTSNPNIEMDNCCSIIVRDRTC